A genome region from Alkalimarinus coralli includes the following:
- a CDS encoding acyl-CoA thioesterase: protein MADTQFGSNEPVIFTMLMTPDMANFSGNVHGGNLLKLLDQVAYTCAARYSGKYAVTLSVDQVVFKQAIKIGEVVTFYSSVNYVGNTSMEVGVKVVAEDIHTHEKRHTNSCYFTMVAVDETGKPCTVPPLDFQGDRQKGRYIAAKLRKELRKEHDKRLKEVHDTWIGNYDTMTEEEIDAEFQKYRNS from the coding sequence ATGGCCGATACACAATTTGGTTCAAACGAGCCCGTCATTTTTACCATGCTAATGACGCCAGATATGGCTAACTTCTCAGGTAATGTACACGGCGGTAACCTTTTAAAATTATTGGATCAAGTGGCTTATACCTGTGCAGCACGCTACAGCGGTAAATATGCAGTCACCCTGTCAGTCGATCAGGTTGTCTTTAAACAGGCGATTAAAATAGGCGAGGTCGTGACGTTTTATAGTTCGGTTAACTATGTCGGCAACACGTCTATGGAGGTCGGCGTGAAGGTTGTCGCGGAAGATATTCATACACACGAGAAAAGACACACAAATAGCTGCTATTTCACGATGGTCGCTGTTGATGAGACGGGAAAACCCTGCACAGTACCGCCGTTAGATTTCCAAGGGGATCGCCAAAAGGGTCGTTATATAGCAGCAAAGCTACGCAAAGAGCTTAGAAAAGAGCACGACAAAAGGCTCAAAGAGGTTCATGACACATGGATTGGAAACTACGATACGATGACTGAAGAAGAAATTGACGCCGAGTTTCAAAAGTACCGAAACTCCTGA
- a CDS encoding abortive infection family protein — protein MEKILKDLKNLDIDLNWYFEDSKYQHLIDSQFSSILERLKFLLRKDGLDSIGFEIDASLKNIDNITGQASYLVNVLEYELGTSLKASLTPSERVSAINDIAYHLQDMMVTSEINAYLSAFGIQTDDVSIVPSKRVYVQDLLKQVNSNVISQIICDLKLDKQGTVCSKTLIEMIKGNDLYSVISDFDRAIKSIDSDPDQAIASSSSTLESICKCILELEGEQIPKKQNISNLLSTTSKVLNLSPEDYDNAEIKRVLGGIHNVIVGIGALRTGYSSAHGHGVKRYALSARHVRMLVNSMVTYGTFMLETYLEQVERAKNI, from the coding sequence ATGGAAAAGATTCTTAAAGATTTGAAAAATCTGGATATTGATCTCAATTGGTATTTTGAAGATTCAAAATATCAGCATCTAATCGACTCTCAATTTTCTTCAATCTTAGAGAGGTTGAAGTTTCTACTTCGTAAAGACGGACTTGACTCGATTGGCTTTGAGATAGATGCTTCCTTAAAAAACATAGATAATATAACTGGTCAGGCATCTTACTTAGTGAACGTACTTGAGTACGAACTAGGTACTTCGCTTAAAGCAAGCCTAACCCCCAGCGAGAGAGTTTCAGCAATAAATGATATAGCTTATCACCTTCAAGATATGATGGTCACATCTGAGATAAATGCCTATTTGTCTGCATTTGGAATTCAAACTGACGATGTATCAATTGTTCCGAGTAAGAGAGTCTATGTTCAAGACCTCCTGAAGCAGGTTAACTCGAATGTTATATCGCAAATAATTTGCGACCTAAAGCTCGATAAACAAGGGACTGTATGTTCTAAAACACTTATCGAAATGATCAAAGGCAATGATCTATATTCAGTCATCTCTGATTTTGATAGAGCAATAAAATCTATTGATTCGGACCCAGATCAGGCAATTGCAAGTTCTTCCTCAACACTTGAAAGCATTTGCAAATGCATACTTGAACTAGAAGGTGAGCAGATCCCAAAAAAGCAGAATATTTCTAATCTACTGAGCACTACTTCTAAGGTGCTTAACCTGTCTCCAGAAGACTATGATAACGCCGAAATTAAAAGGGTGCTCGGAGGGATTCACAATGTAATAGTTGGTATCGGGGCGCTCAGAACGGGCTATAGTTCAGCTCATGGTCACGGGGTAAAAAGGTACGCCTTGTCGGCAAGGCATGTAAGGATGTTGGTAAACAGCATGGTTACGTATGGTACGTTTATGCTAGAAACTTACTTGGAACAAGTAGAGCGTGCAAAAAATATTTAA
- a CDS encoding BrnA antitoxin family protein codes for MKAEYDLSKMKSRKNPYASKLKKPVTIRLSEDVVAYFKDMSEENGVPYQSLINLYLRDCVAQHRTLNLTWNKRP; via the coding sequence ATGAAAGCAGAATACGACCTTTCAAAAATGAAGTCGCGTAAAAACCCTTACGCTTCAAAGCTTAAAAAGCCTGTGACTATTAGGTTAAGCGAAGATGTCGTGGCATATTTTAAAGATATGTCAGAAGAAAATGGCGTTCCATATCAGAGCCTTATCAATCTATATCTAAGAGATTGTGTTGCTCAACATCGAACTCTCAATTTAACCTGGAACAAAAGACCTTAA
- a CDS encoding BrnT family toxin: MIKFEWDEAKAKFNIKKHGINFEEAKSVFFDEYAIQFYDDESSQLEEDRFLMLGTSNEANVLLVCHCEREDGETIRIISARKATKSERKYYEGG; encoded by the coding sequence ATGATTAAGTTCGAATGGGATGAAGCCAAGGCTAAATTCAATATTAAAAAACATGGCATAAACTTCGAAGAAGCTAAATCTGTTTTCTTTGATGAGTACGCCATCCAGTTTTACGATGACGAAAGCTCACAGCTTGAAGAAGACCGCTTTTTAATGCTTGGTACAAGCAATGAGGCAAATGTTCTTCTGGTTTGTCATTGTGAACGCGAAGACGGTGAAACCATTCGAATAATATCCGCAAGGAAAGCTACTAAATCAGAACGTAAATATTATGAAGGTGGCTAA
- a CDS encoding glutathione S-transferase C-terminal domain-containing protein translates to MAILDNGIWYPDGDINQISKPDRFEFPNTPEAGRYHLYMSLACPFAHRPYLVINYLGLEHTVSVSTVASKRGSDGWVFDDEHPDTVNGTQGLVDLYLKSNPHYSGRVTVPVLWDKHKNVIVGDDSSFMAMALATKWLPLAKNPVELVPAHLAAEISTLNDWLHQQVNRKVYHVGFASEQDAYNIASDELFTALEQLNDRLGQSSYLHGDEITLSDLFLLPTLVRFEAVYALHFKANKRALCSLVHLYEYMLRLVRLPRIRETIDLGYMKLHYYFSHKQINPTGIVPAGPEIIW, encoded by the coding sequence ATGGCGATATTAGACAATGGGATATGGTATCCCGACGGTGATATAAACCAGATATCGAAACCAGACCGCTTTGAATTTCCGAACACACCTGAAGCGGGTCGATATCACTTGTATATGTCTCTGGCTTGCCCGTTCGCCCATCGACCCTATTTGGTCATTAATTATTTAGGGTTGGAGCATACGGTCTCAGTTTCTACTGTTGCCTCAAAACGCGGCTCAGATGGCTGGGTATTTGACGATGAACACCCTGATACCGTAAACGGAACTCAGGGTTTGGTAGACCTATATCTAAAATCAAATCCGCACTACTCGGGAAGGGTTACCGTGCCTGTTCTCTGGGATAAACATAAGAACGTTATTGTAGGGGATGACTCATCATTTATGGCAATGGCGCTTGCTACAAAATGGCTACCGTTGGCAAAGAATCCGGTTGAGCTAGTACCTGCGCATTTGGCCGCTGAAATATCAACGCTAAATGATTGGCTGCACCAGCAGGTTAATCGAAAGGTATATCATGTTGGTTTTGCTTCCGAACAGGATGCGTACAATATCGCGAGCGATGAGCTGTTTACGGCATTAGAACAGCTTAATGACCGGTTGGGTCAATCATCTTATTTGCACGGAGATGAAATCACGCTATCCGACCTCTTTTTATTACCAACATTGGTGCGTTTTGAAGCCGTGTATGCGCTTCATTTTAAGGCCAACAAGAGAGCCCTTTGTTCGTTAGTTCATTTGTATGAGTATATGTTAAGGCTAGTTCGCTTGCCTCGCATCAGGGAGACAATCGATCTGGGCTACATGAAACTTCACTATTACTTCTCCCATAAACAGATCAACCCAACGGGGATTGTGCCAGCAGGGCCTGAAATTATCTGGTAG
- a CDS encoding LysR family transcriptional regulator — MDKLRAITVFRRVIELGSFKAAAEDLDLSKAAISKNINELEDYLKSPLINRTTRKMHITEHGQTYYNHVCAILDDLSHADLSIIESSNHLRGTIKVSVPMSVGLLEINPAVCAFMRLNPEISIEVIMSDQYVDLVEKGIDIAIRGGGELKSSSFKSRKLLELNRILCASPEYIERAKPLTAPSDLIYHNCLTYTLSSSPRHWVFHNNGQTHAVDLPPGSYAVNNGLAVKQAALAGLGVMLMPELFIDKELKSGQLTKLLPCWEADKHALYAIYPYHKEQSQKVRSFIDFLIDYFRK; from the coding sequence ATGGACAAACTAAGGGCAATTACAGTATTTAGGCGCGTTATAGAGTTAGGGAGTTTTAAAGCAGCCGCCGAAGATTTAGATTTGTCCAAAGCGGCTATAAGCAAAAATATCAATGAACTGGAGGACTACCTTAAAAGCCCATTAATCAACCGCACAACCAGAAAAATGCACATTACGGAACATGGGCAGACCTACTACAACCACGTATGCGCTATTTTGGATGACTTATCACATGCGGACTTATCCATCATTGAGTCTTCTAATCACCTGAGGGGCACAATTAAGGTTAGCGTCCCGATGTCTGTCGGGCTGCTTGAGATAAACCCTGCTGTCTGCGCGTTTATGCGCCTTAATCCTGAAATATCTATCGAAGTGATCATGAGTGATCAATATGTAGATCTCGTTGAAAAAGGCATAGATATCGCCATTCGAGGAGGTGGAGAGCTAAAAAGCTCCAGCTTTAAGTCCCGCAAGCTACTGGAGTTAAATCGTATCCTTTGTGCTTCGCCTGAGTATATTGAGCGTGCCAAACCACTCACGGCCCCAAGCGATCTGATTTACCACAACTGCCTGACCTATACCTTGTCTTCATCTCCCCGGCACTGGGTGTTTCACAATAATGGTCAGACACATGCCGTTGACCTGCCGCCTGGCTCTTACGCCGTAAACAATGGCTTGGCGGTAAAGCAAGCGGCTCTCGCAGGGTTAGGAGTCATGCTTATGCCAGAACTGTTTATAGATAAGGAGCTAAAGTCGGGGCAGCTCACAAAACTATTACCCTGCTGGGAGGCCGATAAACACGCGCTTTATGCCATTTACCCCTATCACAAAGAACAGTCTCAGAAGGTACGCTCCTTTATCGATTTTTTGATTGATTATTTCAGAAAGTGA
- the aceF gene encoding dihydrolipoyllysine-residue acetyltransferase, which yields MSKSDIKVPDIGGSTDVEVIELCVAPGDTIAVDDVLIVLESDKATMEIPAPEAGDVLEMKLAVGDKVSEGDVILLIESADSSNQTESAPDNDAAEEAKAETKAEAESVEGETESPDASSGEASEAKTETVTVPDTGGSDKVTVVEVSVKAGDNVAEEDTLIVLESDKATMEIPSPFAGIIEKLLVKEGDTVGTGDPIAELATEAGQVTQASAQSTPSTEPPAAESKAAAAKKSAPKAAASNSNAELRKEPSPAVEPGIDHKVHAGPAVRKVAREFGVELTQVQGSGPKGRILKEDVQSFVKARLKQGPVTAGSVGHGIPTVTLPDFSQFGPVERSPLSRIHKLTAENMHTSWLNVPHVTQFDEADITDMEAFRKSQKSVAEAKGTKLTPLPFILKACAYAMNRYPQFNVSIDMDSHELIQKRYVNIGMAVDTPAGLVVPVIRDVDKKSLWELAEECIELAGKAKDKKLKPAEMQGGCFTISSLGSVGGTAFTPIVNTPEVAILGVSKASMKPVWDGREFIPRLMLPLSLSYDHRAVNGADAARFTSLLGVLLGDLRQLLL from the coding sequence ATGAGTAAGAGTGATATCAAGGTTCCCGACATTGGTGGCAGTACCGATGTCGAGGTAATTGAATTATGTGTCGCCCCGGGTGACACGATAGCTGTCGATGATGTGCTTATCGTACTGGAATCAGATAAAGCCACGATGGAAATTCCTGCGCCAGAAGCGGGAGACGTGCTGGAAATGAAACTGGCAGTGGGAGATAAAGTCTCTGAAGGCGATGTGATTTTGTTGATTGAATCGGCAGATTCATCAAACCAGACTGAATCTGCACCGGACAATGACGCCGCAGAAGAAGCGAAAGCAGAGACCAAAGCAGAGGCAGAAAGTGTAGAGGGAGAAACCGAGTCACCTGACGCCTCTTCGGGGGAAGCGTCGGAAGCAAAAACTGAAACCGTGACTGTGCCCGATACCGGAGGTTCAGACAAAGTCACGGTAGTGGAAGTATCCGTGAAGGCCGGTGACAACGTGGCCGAAGAAGACACGTTGATAGTGTTGGAATCAGACAAGGCTACAATGGAAATACCATCACCATTCGCCGGAATCATCGAAAAACTGCTGGTTAAAGAAGGGGACACCGTTGGGACAGGTGACCCGATTGCCGAACTCGCTACCGAGGCAGGCCAAGTCACACAGGCCTCAGCGCAATCAACTCCATCGACAGAGCCACCCGCAGCAGAGTCTAAAGCGGCAGCAGCTAAAAAGAGTGCACCTAAAGCGGCAGCGAGCAACTCAAATGCAGAGCTTCGAAAAGAGCCAAGCCCTGCTGTAGAGCCGGGTATTGATCATAAGGTTCATGCCGGGCCAGCCGTTCGTAAAGTGGCTAGAGAGTTTGGCGTTGAGCTGACTCAAGTGCAGGGTAGTGGGCCTAAAGGGCGCATTTTAAAAGAGGATGTTCAGTCATTTGTTAAAGCCCGGCTGAAGCAAGGCCCGGTTACAGCCGGTTCGGTTGGACATGGTATACCGACCGTCACACTGCCTGACTTTAGCCAATTTGGACCTGTTGAGCGCTCGCCATTAAGCCGCATTCATAAGCTGACCGCAGAGAACATGCACACCAGTTGGTTGAATGTACCTCATGTGACCCAGTTCGATGAGGCTGATATCACCGATATGGAGGCATTCAGAAAGTCACAGAAATCGGTGGCAGAAGCCAAAGGTACCAAACTGACACCGCTACCGTTTATTCTAAAAGCCTGTGCCTATGCAATGAACCGTTATCCGCAGTTCAATGTGTCGATTGATATGGATTCTCATGAGCTGATTCAGAAGCGCTATGTCAATATCGGCATGGCGGTCGATACACCGGCGGGGCTTGTGGTGCCGGTGATTCGAGATGTTGATAAAAAGAGTCTGTGGGAGTTGGCGGAAGAGTGCATCGAGCTGGCGGGCAAGGCAAAAGATAAAAAGCTAAAACCGGCAGAGATGCAGGGCGGTTGCTTTACCATTTCGAGCTTGGGTAGCGTGGGTGGTACCGCGTTTACACCGATCGTCAATACACCAGAGGTGGCGATCTTGGGGGTGTCGAAAGCATCGATGAAACCGGTATGGGATGGACGTGAATTCATCCCTCGGTTGATGCTCCCGTTATCACTCTCTTATGACCATCGAGCGGTAAATGGTGCAGATGCTGCCCGGTTTACCTCGCTGCTGGGGGTGTTGCTCGGAGACCTGAGGCAGTTGCTGTTATAG